One window of Homalodisca vitripennis isolate AUS2020 unplaced genomic scaffold, UT_GWSS_2.1 ScUCBcl_289;HRSCAF=1958, whole genome shotgun sequence genomic DNA carries:
- the LOC124370549 gene encoding uncharacterized protein LOC124370549, whose protein sequence is MDGDIINKWIDDSLNDSLSIENINSDDEYIPSPDDSNSEEDCILSPNPKRRRLCKRLFDADDTDKTSSEAQTNNTDPALENEGSYSSVCDVSPTVNQSGKINRSLVPYSETESEKDSTSDELTPMKEKKKTRKRQRNPKNWKKNVRKERRQTGRSYTSSCGKIVPQKNLQHLDCKCKFKCSNKVSKDEREAVMLSYYKIDQNEKYHFILRNTECKMSVRTKVKNNPQKKNSFSYFLHINNEKIRVCKQFFLQTILVSQKTIYNVHNNKDKSSEVPKSDERGKKTKDRTQKADKDILRKHIESFAKVESHYCRAKTAKEYLSPDLNISRMFDMYLEHCKELKVKPLSISMYRSIFNNEYNLDFLLPKSDRCDLCEEYSMSLKENRMTEELAAKYDDHMFNKTFMRNERKKDRESNEVVVCFDLQNVIALPRANVSCFFYKRKLNVYNLTAHCSKDKKGYCAFWHEALCGRSGNDIASAVVKIMEKISSAFPDVKDYILWSDSCVPQNRNSVISYAISLFMAKNKHIERVTMKYSTPGHSCIQEVDNVHSNIEKALKVTEVWSPVSLLRVIIASNKKSPYSVIQMLTNDFFDFQAQSKNLAYQDCPYTKVCQLQFCQSNLLSVKFKTSHDPLEPWNCINLVKKNKSNRSTGRATTTLPRILWGANVVRDRKKLPSDKIKDIKSMMKWMPTVDVDYLNTVLN, encoded by the exons atggatggtgatatcataaataaatggaTTGATGACAGTTTAAATGATAGTTTGTCAATAGAAAACATCAATAGTGATGATGAATATATACCTTCACCTGACGACAGTAACAGCGAAGAGGATTGTATTCTTTCACCAAACCCAAAACGACGAAGACTTTGTAAaag gttGTTTGATGCAGACGACACGGATAAAACTTCCAGTGAAGCCCAAACGAACAATACCGATCCAGCTCTGGAAAATGAAGGAAGCTATAGTTCTGTTTGTGATGTTAGCCCAACAGTGAACCAaagtggaaaaataaatcgaTCTCTAGTTCCTTACAGTGAAACAGAATCAGAAAAAGACTCCACTTCTGATGAACTAACGCCgatgaaggaaaagaaaaaaactagaaaaagacaGCGGAATCCgaagaattggaagaaaaatgttAGGAAGGAGAGGCGACAAACGGGTAGATCATACACCAGCTCATGTGGTAAGATTGTTCCTCAAAAGAACCTTCAACACTTAGActgcaaatgtaaatttaaatgtagtaataaagtaaGCAAAGATGAGCGTGAAGCTGTTATGCTGAGCTATTATAAAATagaccaaaatgaaaaatatcatttcatactaAGAAATACAGAGTGCAAAATGTCAGTAAGAACAAAGGTGAAAAATAATCCCCAGAAAAAGaattccttttcatattttttacatataaacaacgaaaagattagagtttgtaaacagttttttctccAAACTATTTTAGTGAGTCAGAAGACcatttacaatgttcacaataatAAGGACAAATCAAGTGAAGTACCGAAATCGGACGAAAgaggaaaaaaaactaaagacaggaCGCAAAAAGCTGATAAAGATATTCTTAGGAAACATATTGAATCTTTTGCAAAAGTCGAGTCCCATTACTGCAGGGCAAAAACAGCAAAAGAATATCTTAGCCCTGACTTAAATATCAGTAGAATGTTTGACATGTACCTTGAACATTGCAAGGAACTTAAGGTGAAACCTCTATCCATATCAATGTATAgatctattttcaataatgaatataatttggattttttgctaCCCAAGTCCGACAGATGTGACTTGTGCGAAGAATACTCTATGTCCCTAAAAGAAAATCGAATGACAGAAGAGCTTGCTGCCAAATATGATGATCatatgttcaataaaacatttatgagaaatgaaagaaaaaaagaccGAGAGAGTAATGAAGTCGTTGTatgttttgacttacaaaatgttatagcGCTACCTAGGGCTAACGTaagctgttttttttacaaaagaaagttgaACGTATACAACTTAACTGCACATTGCTCAAAAGACAAAAAAGGCTATTGCGCATTTTGGCATGAAGCGCTTTGTGGTCGTTCTGGGAATGATATTGCCAGTGCAGtggtaaaaataatggaaaaaataagttCAGCGTTTCCAgatgttaaagattatattttgtggAGTGACAGTTGTGTTCCCCAAAACAGAAACTCTGTCATTTCATAtgccatttctttatttatggcaaaaaataaacacattgaacgagtaacaatgaaatattctacTCCAGGCCATTCATGCATACAGGAAGTAGATAATGTGCATTCCAACATTGAAAAGGCACTCAAAGTAACTGAGGTTTGGTCCCCTGTTTCTCTTTTAAGAGTAATCATCGCATCTAATAAAAAGTCACCTTATTCAGTAATCCAAATGTTGACAAATGACTTCTTCGACTTCCAAGCACAAAGCAAGAACCTTGCGTATCAAGATTGCCCTTATACTAAAGTGTGCCAACTTCAATTTTGCCAATCTAATTTACTATCAGTAAAGTTTAAAACCAGCCATGATCCTTTGGAACCTTGGAACTGCATTaacttggtgaaaaaaaataAGTCGAACAGATCTACAGGACGAGCAACAACTACTCTGCCGAGAATTCTCTGGGGAGCAAACGTAGTGCGAGACAGGAAGAAATTACCTTCAGACAAGATTAAAGACATAAAATCTATGATGAAATGGATGCCTACAGTTgatgtagactatttaaatacagttttgaattaa